One Candidatus Hydrogenedentota bacterium genomic region harbors:
- a CDS encoding type I restriction-modification system subunit M, which produces MTDNRKERQRAALHSAIWNIADDLRGSVDGWDFKQYVLGILFYRYISENITAFINKDEHEAGDPSFDYAALSDEKAEEARKDLVDTKGFFILPSALFKNVCIKATEDPQWAANHLNERLESIFKEIEASALGSPSEINFKGLFDDIDVNSKKLGNSVVSRNGRLVKLLNGIGSIELGNFQENSIDAFGDAYEYLMSMYASAAGKSGGEYYTPQEVSELLTRLTLVGKSKVNKVYDPACGSGSLLLNFAKILGKDKVRNGFFGQEINLTTYNLCRINMFLHDIDYDKFDIAHGDTLIDPVHDEDEPFEAIVSNPPYSIKWAGDSNSLLINDPRFSPAGVLAPKSKADLAFIMHALAWLATTGTAAIVCFPGILYRSGAEQKIRKYLIDNNFVDCVIQLPDNLFYGTSIATCIMVLKKSKKENNTLFIDGSAECIKVTNNNKLTPKNIEKLLKLYTERSNVAHTVQVVPNPDIAKEDYNLSVSTYVEQEDTREKIDIAALNAEIKTIAATVNRLRSDIDAIIAEIDPSPERK; this is translated from the coding sequence ATGACCGACAATCGTAAGGAACGACAACGTGCCGCGCTGCACAGCGCTATATGGAATATTGCCGACGATCTGCGGGGCAGCGTAGACGGATGGGATTTCAAACAATATGTGCTGGGCATCTTGTTCTACCGCTACATTTCCGAAAATATCACCGCATTCATCAACAAAGATGAACACGAAGCGGGCGATCCTTCCTTTGACTATGCCGCCCTTTCCGACGAGAAAGCCGAAGAAGCACGGAAAGATTTGGTCGATACGAAAGGCTTTTTCATTCTGCCAAGCGCCTTATTCAAAAATGTCTGTATCAAAGCGACGGAAGATCCCCAATGGGCGGCAAACCACCTCAACGAAAGATTGGAAAGCATTTTTAAGGAGATCGAAGCCTCTGCCTTGGGCTCCCCCTCCGAAATCAACTTTAAAGGGCTATTCGACGACATCGACGTGAACAGCAAAAAATTAGGCAATAGCGTTGTCAGCCGCAACGGCCGGCTCGTGAAGCTGCTCAACGGTATTGGCTCCATAGAATTGGGCAATTTCCAAGAAAACTCCATTGACGCCTTCGGTGATGCCTATGAATATCTTATGTCCATGTATGCAAGCGCAGCGGGCAAATCAGGCGGCGAATACTACACGCCCCAAGAGGTTTCCGAGCTCTTGACACGGCTCACCCTCGTCGGAAAATCAAAAGTGAACAAGGTCTACGACCCCGCCTGCGGCTCCGGCTCACTGCTGCTGAACTTCGCCAAAATATTGGGAAAAGATAAAGTGCGCAACGGCTTCTTCGGTCAGGAAATCAACCTCACCACCTACAACCTATGCCGTATCAATATGTTTTTACATGACATCGATTACGATAAATTCGACATCGCCCATGGCGATACCCTCATCGACCCGGTCCACGATGAAGATGAACCCTTCGAAGCCATCGTTTCCAATCCGCCCTACTCCATCAAATGGGCAGGCGACAGCAATTCTCTCTTGATCAACGATCCCCGTTTCTCCCCTGCCGGTGTGCTCGCCCCCAAATCCAAAGCCGATCTTGCCTTTATCATGCATGCGCTGGCGTGGCTCGCCACCACAGGCACTGCCGCCATCGTATGCTTCCCCGGTATCCTCTACCGCAGCGGCGCTGAACAGAAAATTCGCAAATACCTCATCGACAATAACTTTGTAGACTGTGTCATCCAATTGCCCGACAACTTGTTTTACGGTACGTCCATTGCCACCTGTATTATGGTCTTGAAAAAAAGTAAAAAGGAAAACAACACCCTTTTCATCGATGGTTCTGCAGAATGCATCAAAGTTACCAATAACAATAAATTGACACCGAAAAATATTGAAAAACTCCTCAAACTTTATACAGAACGGAGCAATGTGGCGCACACCGTCCAAGTGGTGCCCAATCCCGACATTGCCAAAGAAGACTATAACCTTTCCGTCAGCACCTATGTAGAGCAGGAAGACACGCGAGAAAAAATCGATATTGCCGCCTTGAACGCTGAAATTAAAACCATCGCCGCAACGGTCAATCGCCTACGCAGCGACATTGATGCCATCATCGCTGAAATTGATCCATCCCCGGAAAGAAAGTGA